Below is a window of Coriobacterium glomerans PW2 DNA.
TCCGGCGATCGCCGATCCGCCGGACTGCTTGCTGAGGAGCTGGGAGTCGCCCCGCTCGTCGCCAGAATCATGGTCGCACGCGGTATCAGCTCGGTGCGCGCCGCGAAGCGCTTTCTCGAGCCCTCGCTCGATCGTGACTGGGGCGATCCCCTCGCGATCCCGGGCATGGCGGATGCGTCGATGCGCCTCGCCCGAGCGATCGAGGAGCATGAGTCCATTGCGATATTCGGCGATTTCGACGTCGACGGCATCACATCGACCTGTCTGCTCACCGAGGGCCTGCGCGCGCTCGGTGCGCGCGTCCAACCGTTCATCCCCAACCGTTTCGGCGAGGGCTACGGCATCACCGAGACCGCGCTCGAGCGCGTGATCCGAGCGTGCGCGCCCAGCCTGATCGTCACCGTTGACAACGGCATCGCCGCCGGAGCGGAGGTGGACTACCTCTGCGAGCGCGGCATCGATCTGGTCGTGACCGATCACCATGAGCCGGGTGAGTCGGTGCCCCAGGGGGTGCCCGTGGTCGATCCCAAGCTCGAAGCGAGCGGCTGCTCGCATGAGCTTGCGGGGGCGGGCGTCGCTCTCAAACTCGTGCAGGCCCTCGGCGACAGATCGGGTGCTCCCGACCTGTGGCGAGGGCTCACCGATCTCGCCGCGCTCGGGACCGTATCGGATATGATGGAGCTCACGCCCGAGAATCGCGCTCTCGTCGCCGACGGGATCGCCCGCGTGCGCGACTCGTCGCGACCAGCCTTCAGCGCGCTCGCGTCGCTGGCCGGAGTCGATCTGAGCGCCATGACGGCCGAGGCGCTCTCCTTCTCCTTGATCCCGCGCCTGAATGCAGCGGGTCGCCTCGCCGATCCCGCGCTCGCGCTCGATCTCCTGCTCGAGTGGGATCCCGTCGAGGCGGGTCGGCGCGCCGCTGAGCTGGAGAAGATCAACACCCGCCGCCGTGAACTCGAGGCGGAGCTCGCTGAGGACGCCCTCGCCCTGGTGGGACGGGCCTCCTGTATCGGCCGCGTCATCGTCGCGGGCAAGGAGGGCTGGCACGAAGGCGTGAAGGGCATCGTGGCGAGTCGGCTCGTCAACCGTTTCCATGTTCCCGTCGTGCTCTTCTCGATCGAGGGTGGCATCGCACGCGGATCGGGGCGCTCAGTCGGTTCCGTGAACCTGTTCGATGCGATGAGTCGCTGCGCGGATCTGCTGATCCGGTTCGGCGGCCATGCGGGTGCCGTCGGCGCCACCCTGGATGCCGCCCGACTGCCCGACCTTCGCGAGCGTCTCGCGGAGATTCTCGATGAGCTGCCAGCTGAGGCCTTTGAGGATCGAGCTGAGATCGCGACGGAGGTTGCTCTCTCCGAACTCGATGTCAAGACGGTGGCGCAGATATCGGTGCTCGAGCCGTTCGGTCGCGGCAACGCGGCGCCTCTGCTCGCGGCGCGCGGAGTCACGATGATCGATCGAGCCGGAGTCGGCAGGAGCGCGGATCACATGCGTTTCCGGGCGACCGACGGGATCGCGACGGTGCCGGCCATCATGTTCAGGGCTCCGGACGTGCAGGAGCTGTGCGCATGTGAGAGCGCCGTCGACCTCGTGTTTCAGGCGATCGCCGAGCGGTGGCGCGGTCAGGTCAAGACCAAGTTGCTCGTAAAGGATATCCTGGTGCGCTCACCCGCGCCGATTCGGTCGAGCGCACCGACCGCGGAGCCGCGCTCGCCGCTCGTCGTCGAAACGGGTGAGTCGGTCGCGCCTCGCGCAGACGCTGAGGAGGCGTCCGCGCGGCGGGCGCGATTCGCAGCGCTGACGCAGGAGGAGCTCACGACCGCCTTGCTTCAGGCGTTCATCGGCGACGGCCGGCTCCACCGAGCGCAGCGCGAAGCGCTCGATGCGCTGTCGCAGGCGCAGAGCTGTCTTGCGATCATGGGCACCGGCCGCGGCAAGTCGCTTGTATTCCAGGTGCATGCCGTCAGGGAGGCGCTGCGCCGCGGTCGCGCGAGCGTGTTGGTCTATCCGCTGCGGGCGCTCGTGGCAGACCAGGCCTTCCATCTCGTCGGGGCATGCGAGTCGTTCGGTCTCACCGTCGGAGTCCTCACCGGTGAGACCGATTCCTCTGCTCGTGAGAGCGCGTTTGACGCATTGGCCTCCGGCGGACTCGATATCGTCTTGACCACGCCGGAGTTTTTCACCATCCATGCAGAGCGCTTCGCGGCCTCAGGGCGGATCGGTTTCGTCGTCATCGATGAGGCGCATCACGCCGGTCTCGCGAAGTCGGGGCAGCGCAGCGCCTATCTCGATATGCCAAGGGCTCTCGATCAGATGGACGCGCCGACCGTTCTGGCGACGACTGCGACGGCTGATGCCGACGTGAGTTCCGAGATCTGCTCGCTGCTGCACATCGAGCGCGTCGTCGTCGATGAGTCGGTCCGCGCCAACCTGCGGCTCGAGGACGGACGCGACCTGGCATGCCGAGAGGATCGCCTCGTCTCGATCGTCGCTCGCGGCGAGAAGTGCGTGGTCTATGTGAACTCACGTGATCGCTCCGTCGCCTTGACGCGCATGTTGCGCAAGCGCGTTCCGGACATCGCTGTCGCCATCGCGTACTACAACGCCGGTCTCTCGCGTCTTGATCGCTGCCGCGTCGAGGACGCCTTTCGCGAGGGAACGCTCGTCTGCATCGTCTCGACTTCCGCATTCGGCGAGGGCGTCAATCTGCCCGACATCCGCCATGTCGTCTTGTATCACATGCCGTTCAGCGCCGTGGAGTTCAATCAGATGAGCGGACGAGCCGGTCGCGATGGGGAGACGGCCTGCATCCATCTGCTGTATACGCGCCGCGACGCGCGCATAAACGAGAACCTGCTCGATGCCGCAGCGCCCCCTCGAGAAGAGCTCGCGGTGCTGTATCGGGCGCTTCAGACGTTGCGACAGAGCGGCCGGGGGGGAGCCGACGGGGTCAGCGTTCGCGCGCCTGACGGGGAGATCGCGCAGATGTGCCATGCCATTCGGTCAACATGCCGCATCGATGAACGCAGCGTCGACGCGGGCATCTCCATCTTCGAGGAGCTCGGTCTTCTGCGCGTCATCGGATTCGACGAGCATCGCGCCATCGAGATGGGCTCGGCGTCCGTGCGCGTCGAACTCACGCGCTCGATTCTCTATCTCGAGGGTCTTCATGCGCGGCTGGCGTTCTCCTCATTCATGAAATGGGCGCTCGATGCGCCGTCACGTGATATGCTGGCTCGAATGAATCGCCCGATCACCCCTCGGGCGGAACATGCGATCGGATAGGGAGGGGCACTATGGATGCGAAGACACGCGCCGAGCATGATGCGTCGCTGCAACCCTTCTCGGAGATGATGAATTACACGCGCGCGGATGATCTGCCGCCCGAGATCATAGCAGACAACTGCGAGAAGCTAATTCAGCTCTGTCGAAGGTATATGAGCGTCGAGGACAGCGATCTCGTGGAGCGCGCCTACTGCTTCGCCGCCGAGCGGCATGAGAACCAGAAGCGCCGTTCGGGCGAGCTGTATATCAACCATCCCGTCGAAGTCGCCATAATCTTAGCGGAGCTCAAGATGGACTGCGACGTTTTGTGCGCGGCGCTGCTGCACGACACGGTCGAGGACACGCAGACCTCGCTCGATGAGGTCGCGAGTCTGTTCGGCTCGACCGTATCCGAGCTCGTCGACGGGGTGACCAAGCTTACGAATATCGAGGTCGGCTCAATGGATGAGAAGCAGGCGCTCAATCTGCGCAAGATGTTTCTCGCCATGAGTCGCGACATCCGCGTGATCATCGTGAAGCTCGCTGATCGCCTGCACAACATGCGCACGCTGGCCGCTCTGAGCGAGGATCGGCGTCTGTTCAAGGCGCGCGAGACCATGGATGTCTACGCGCCCCTCGCCGATCGGCTCGGTATGTCCTCGATCAAATGGGAACTCGAGGACCTGTCGTTCTTCTATCTCGATCCTGAGGCCTACCAGCGCATCTCTCGGATGGTCGCGGAGTCACGCGAGGTGCGGGAGCGCTTTCTCAGCGAGACGATAAAGACGCTTACCGACGAGCTCAAGAAGATGGGGATGGGCGATTATCAAATCAGCGGTCGCTCGAAGCACTACTGGTCCATCCATCAGAAGATGAGACGCAAGGGCAAGGAGTTCTCCGAGATATACGATCTCGTCGCGCTCCGGGTCATCGCGCCCTCCATGAATGATTGCTATCTCACGCTCGGTGCGATCCACTCGCTGTGGCATCCGATGCCCGGCCGCTTCAAGGATTACGTCGCCACGCCGAAGCTCAATAACTACCGCTCGCTCCACACCACCGTCATCGGCCCCACGGCGCGTCCGCTTGAGATTCAGATCCGCACCGCCGAGATGCACGAGCAGGCGGAATACGGCATCGCCGCGCACTGGCTCTACAAGAAGTCGGGAGGTTGCGCCTCTCTCAAATCGAAGGAGGCGCAGCGGCAAGACGAGCAGATAAACACCCTCAGGCATTCGCTCGACTGGGCGGCCTCCGACGACATCGAGGACGCCAAGGAGTTCCTGCGCACCCTCAAGGCCGACCTGTTTGATCAGGAGATCTTCGTCTTCACGCCAAAAGCCGAGGTCATGAGCCTGCGCGCCGGTGCCACACCGCTCGATTTCGCCTACGCCGTCCACACCGAGGTGGGCAATCACTGCGTAGGCGCAAAGATCAACGGAGCCGTGGCGCCGCTCACGCATCGGCTCTCGATGGGCGAGCGCGTCGAGATACTCACGAACAAGTCGGCCAAGCCCTCACGGGATTGGCTGGCGATCGTCAACACCCCCTCTGCGAAGTCGAAGATCCGACGTTACTTCGCGATGGCCACCAAAGACGACGACGCGGCTTCGGGCAGGGATATCCTGGCGCGTGATCTGCGACGTCGAGGCTATGGCATATCCACGGCACGATCGACTCGAGCGCTCACGCAGATCGCCGAACAGCTCAAGTACAAGCAGCTTGCAGACCTGTTCGCGGCGATCGGCGCAGGAAAGCTCGCTGCGCGCTCGGTCGGCAACAAGGTGGAGCGCCTGCTCGATCCCAAACCGCTCGGCGAGAAGACGGCCTCGGGAGGGGCCTTGAGCACTCCCGCGCCCTCCCGCGGGTCCCGGCGTTCCCCTCAGCAGGAGCAACATAGAAGCTGCGGGGTTCGCATGAAGGGTTCCGATAGCGGCGACATCCTCATTCATCTGGCGCATTGCTGCAACCCCGTCGCCGGAGACGATATCGTGGGATTCATCACGCACGGCAGGGGCGTCTCCGTGCACCGTGCGAGCTGCCCGAATGTGAAGGGTCTGATGGAGCACGCCGAGCGTATGACGGCAGTGGAGTGGGACTGCGCGGCCGATGCGCTGTTCCGCGTGGAAGTCGTCGTCGAATGTCTCGATCGCATGGGTCTGCTGAAGGACGTCACCATCGCCATCGGCGACGCGGGAGGCAACATCTTGTCTGCTTCCACATCGACGACCAGAGAAGGGATAGCCGTGCTCCGCTATTTGGTGGAGATTTCTGACGCGAGTGGCCTCGACCCTCTGTTTGCGGCGATCACACGGGTAGAAAGCGTATACGATGCTCGCCGGATCATGCCCGGAGAAGGCGGCGAGCAGATGAAACGGAGGAGTTAGCATGGAGCTCGATACCGATCCGAAAGGCAGCATCCAAATTGAGACTGTGGTGAACGGTCCCATCGAGACGAACACGTATTTCGTGATCTCGGGCGCTGAGGCGGTGGTCATCGATCCGGCTTGGGATGGCGCGAAGCTCACCCGTGATTTCGAGAAGGGCTACCCGGGCGTCACGATTCGCGCGATCATCTCGACGCATGGTCATGCCGATCACGTGGGCGGTGTGGCCGCGATGCGCAAGGAGCTGGGGGCTGACGTGGCGTTTCTGATATCGGCCGCCGATGCCGCGTTGATAGGGACTGCCATCAAGAGCATGAAGGAGCGCTGGGGCGTGACCGTGGAGGATCCCGGTGAGCCCTCTCGTCTGCTCGCCGAGGGCGACACCATAGAGTTCGGTGACGCGGTCCTCCAAGTGATCGAGACACCCGGTCACACGCCCGGCGGCATCGTTTTGTTCACGGCGACCGATCAGGGCGATATCGCTTTCGTCGGCGACACGCTGTTTCCGAGCAGCCACGGTCGCACGGATCTCGAGGGGGGCGACGAGTGCGCGATGCTGCACTCGCTGACGAAGCTCGCCCGGCTGCTGCCTGCCGACACCCACTGTCTGGTCGGACACGGTCGCAGTACAACGATGGCCGAGGAACTCGAGTTCAACCCGTTCATGTCAGCCTCCTGATCCGTCTGAAGCCGCCTTCGCCCCTTGCCGCCCCGGCAGCGGAAAACATCGGTGCGTGGTATGCTGGATGAGTTATGGGTGCAACCTTATCATGGGAGGTTTTCTATGCTCGTCAATGCAACGGACATGCTCAAGAAGGCTGAGGAGGGCCATTTCGGACTCGGTGCCTTCAACACGAACAACCTGGAGTGGACCATCTCCATCTTGACGGCGGCGCAGCAGGCGAAATCACCGTTGATCATCCAGTGCACCTCCGGTGCGGCAAAATGGATGTCGAGCTTCAAGGTCTGCCGGGATATGGTCGTCGATGTGATGGAGACGCTCGATATCACCGTGCCGGTCGCTCTGCATCTTGATCACGGCACCTATGAGAACTGCTTCAAATGCATCGAAGCGGGCTTCACTTCGGTCATGTATGACGGCAGCCACGAAAAAGACTTTCAGGTCAACCTCGATCGCACGGCCGAGATCGTGAAGATAGCCCATGCCAAGGGCATCTCGGTCGAGGCTGAGGTCGGCGGCATCGGCGGCACCGAGGATGGCGTCACCGGAATGGGCGAGATCGCCGATCCGCAGCGCTGCGCTCAGATCGCCGTGCTGGGAGTCGATTTCCTCGCCTGCGGCATCGGCAACATCCATGGACTGTATCCGGCCAACTGGCAGGGTCTGTCGTTTGACACGCTCGCGGCTATAAAAAAGAAGGTCGGCGATCTGCCGCTCGTGCTTCATGGCGGCACCGGCATCCCGGTCGACCAGGTCAAGCGCGCCATCACGATGGGCGTGGCCAAGATCAATGTCAATACCGATCTGCAGGTTGAGTTCGCTCGTGCCACCCGGGGCTATATCGAGGCGGGAGATGATCTGCGAGAGAAGGGCTTCGACCCCAGAAAGCTTCTCAAGCCCGGTCGCGATGCGATAGTCGAGCGCACCAAGGAGCTCATGGGCGAGTTCGGCTCTGTGGGCAAGGCGTAACGGCATCGGCGGATCGTACGTCATGCGCGCAGCCCGCATCCGTTTGAAACGGATGCGGGCTGCATCCGGACTCGTGGCGAGCTTCGATCTGTGCTACTATGGTCCGGCGCGGAAATGCGGCCCGAGTGGCGGAACGGCAGACGCAGGGGACTCAAAATCCTCCGATGGCGACATCGTGTGAGTTCAAATCTCACCTCGGGCACCATGCGCGCAGAGTCCCGATCGACTCACCCGCGCGTCTCACCCGCGCGTCTCACCCGCGCAATTGACCCTCTGGTGCGCATATCCGTGATGAACGCATGAATTCACAGATGTTGTGCTATGATGCATCCGCATCGCTCATGCGAGGCAATCGAAGCGAGATCCGTGCGGTCTCCACCTTTCGGCGCTATCGGGCAGCTGGCTGGTTTCACAATTGAGGATCGAGGGCGGGCCGTATGCCTCGCCTTCGAGGATCTGTGAGAACCTGGACGCCGCTCATGGCCCCGGGTTTTTTTATTGGCCATCAAAAGGAGGTAAGGAAAATAGCTAAGTCTGACGACACGCGCATCAATGAGGACATCACGGCGACGACATGTCGGCTGATCGGCGTCGACGGATCCCAGCTCGGGGTCTTCGGCATCCGCGACGCTCAGCGCATCGCTGATGAACAGGGCCTCGATCTGGTCGAGATCGCTCCCAACGCGGAGCCCCCGGTCTGCCGGGTCATGGATTACGGCAAGTTCAAGTATCAGCAGGCTATGAAAGCCAAGGCCGCCCGCAAGAACCAGTCCAGGGTCGAGGTCAAGGAGATGAAGTTTCGTCCCAAGATCGACGTCGGCGATTTCGAGACGAAGAAGGGCCATGTCCTGAGGTTTCTCAAAAAGGGCGCCCGCGTGAAGATCACCATCATGTTCCGAGGCCGCGAGATGGCCCATCCCGAGCAGGGCCTGAACGTGCTGGAGAGACTCGCCAAGGATCTTGAAAGCTGCGCTGTGGTCGAGTCCGCACCCAAGCTCGAGGGCCGAAACATGCTCATGGTCCTTGCTCCCATCAAGGGCGCGTTTGACGAGGAGCAGGCCGAGGCAGGCGGCAACGAGTAACGTTTCGCAACCGATAAGGAGTAATGATCATGCCCAAGATGAAGTCCCATAGCGGAACCAAGAAGCGCTTCCGTCTCACCGGCACCGGAAAGATCATGCGTGCCAAGGCGTTCAAGAGCCACCTCACAGGCAAAAAGAGCCAGAACCGCAAACGCGGGTATCGGCAGGAGACAGAGGTTTCCCCTGCTGACCGCAAA
It encodes the following:
- the fba gene encoding class II fructose-1,6-bisphosphate aldolase: MLVNATDMLKKAEEGHFGLGAFNTNNLEWTISILTAAQQAKSPLIIQCTSGAAKWMSSFKVCRDMVVDVMETLDITVPVALHLDHGTYENCFKCIEAGFTSVMYDGSHEKDFQVNLDRTAEIVKIAHAKGISVEAEVGGIGGTEDGVTGMGEIADPQRCAQIAVLGVDFLACGIGNIHGLYPANWQGLSFDTLAAIKKKVGDLPLVLHGGTGIPVDQVKRAITMGVAKINVNTDLQVEFARATRGYIEAGDDLREKGFDPRKLLKPGRDAIVERTKELMGEFGSVGKA
- a CDS encoding MBL fold metallo-hydrolase encodes the protein MELDTDPKGSIQIETVVNGPIETNTYFVISGAEAVVIDPAWDGAKLTRDFEKGYPGVTIRAIISTHGHADHVGGVAAMRKELGADVAFLISAADAALIGTAIKSMKERWGVTVEDPGEPSRLLAEGDTIEFGDAVLQVIETPGHTPGGIVLFTATDQGDIAFVGDTLFPSSHGRTDLEGGDECAMLHSLTKLARLLPADTHCLVGHGRSTTMAEELEFNPFMSAS
- the infC gene encoding translation initiation factor IF-3, encoding MAPGFFIGHQKEVRKIAKSDDTRINEDITATTCRLIGVDGSQLGVFGIRDAQRIADEQGLDLVEIAPNAEPPVCRVMDYGKFKYQQAMKAKAARKNQSRVEVKEMKFRPKIDVGDFETKKGHVLRFLKKGARVKITIMFRGREMAHPEQGLNVLERLAKDLESCAVVESAPKLEGRNMLMVLAPIKGAFDEEQAEAGGNE
- the recJ gene encoding single-stranded-DNA-specific exonuclease RecJ, giving the protein MASLEGCRRWTMVSGDRRSAGLLAEELGVAPLVARIMVARGISSVRAAKRFLEPSLDRDWGDPLAIPGMADASMRLARAIEEHESIAIFGDFDVDGITSTCLLTEGLRALGARVQPFIPNRFGEGYGITETALERVIRACAPSLIVTVDNGIAAGAEVDYLCERGIDLVVTDHHEPGESVPQGVPVVDPKLEASGCSHELAGAGVALKLVQALGDRSGAPDLWRGLTDLAALGTVSDMMELTPENRALVADGIARVRDSSRPAFSALASLAGVDLSAMTAEALSFSLIPRLNAAGRLADPALALDLLLEWDPVEAGRRAAELEKINTRRRELEAELAEDALALVGRASCIGRVIVAGKEGWHEGVKGIVASRLVNRFHVPVVLFSIEGGIARGSGRSVGSVNLFDAMSRCADLLIRFGGHAGAVGATLDAARLPDLRERLAEILDELPAEAFEDRAEIATEVALSELDVKTVAQISVLEPFGRGNAAPLLAARGVTMIDRAGVGRSADHMRFRATDGIATVPAIMFRAPDVQELCACESAVDLVFQAIAERWRGQVKTKLLVKDILVRSPAPIRSSAPTAEPRSPLVVETGESVAPRADAEEASARRARFAALTQEELTTALLQAFIGDGRLHRAQREALDALSQAQSCLAIMGTGRGKSLVFQVHAVREALRRGRASVLVYPLRALVADQAFHLVGACESFGLTVGVLTGETDSSARESAFDALASGGLDIVLTTPEFFTIHAERFAASGRIGFVVIDEAHHAGLAKSGQRSAYLDMPRALDQMDAPTVLATTATADADVSSEICSLLHIERVVVDESVRANLRLEDGRDLACREDRLVSIVARGEKCVVYVNSRDRSVALTRMLRKRVPDIAVAIAYYNAGLSRLDRCRVEDAFREGTLVCIVSTSAFGEGVNLPDIRHVVLYHMPFSAVEFNQMSGRAGRDGETACIHLLYTRRDARINENLLDAAAPPREELAVLYRALQTLRQSGRGGADGVSVRAPDGEIAQMCHAIRSTCRIDERSVDAGISIFEELGLLRVIGFDEHRAIEMGSASVRVELTRSILYLEGLHARLAFSSFMKWALDAPSRDMLARMNRPITPRAEHAIG
- the rpmI gene encoding 50S ribosomal protein L35 produces the protein MPKMKSHSGTKKRFRLTGTGKIMRAKAFKSHLTGKKSQNRKRGYRQETEVSPADRKVIKARLA
- a CDS encoding RelA/SpoT family protein, encoding MDAKTRAEHDASLQPFSEMMNYTRADDLPPEIIADNCEKLIQLCRRYMSVEDSDLVERAYCFAAERHENQKRRSGELYINHPVEVAIILAELKMDCDVLCAALLHDTVEDTQTSLDEVASLFGSTVSELVDGVTKLTNIEVGSMDEKQALNLRKMFLAMSRDIRVIIVKLADRLHNMRTLAALSEDRRLFKARETMDVYAPLADRLGMSSIKWELEDLSFFYLDPEAYQRISRMVAESREVRERFLSETIKTLTDELKKMGMGDYQISGRSKHYWSIHQKMRRKGKEFSEIYDLVALRVIAPSMNDCYLTLGAIHSLWHPMPGRFKDYVATPKLNNYRSLHTTVIGPTARPLEIQIRTAEMHEQAEYGIAAHWLYKKSGGCASLKSKEAQRQDEQINTLRHSLDWAASDDIEDAKEFLRTLKADLFDQEIFVFTPKAEVMSLRAGATPLDFAYAVHTEVGNHCVGAKINGAVAPLTHRLSMGERVEILTNKSAKPSRDWLAIVNTPSAKSKIRRYFAMATKDDDAASGRDILARDLRRRGYGISTARSTRALTQIAEQLKYKQLADLFAAIGAGKLAARSVGNKVERLLDPKPLGEKTASGGALSTPAPSRGSRRSPQQEQHRSCGVRMKGSDSGDILIHLAHCCNPVAGDDIVGFITHGRGVSVHRASCPNVKGLMEHAERMTAVEWDCAADALFRVEVVVECLDRMGLLKDVTIAIGDAGGNILSASTSTTREGIAVLRYLVEISDASGLDPLFAAITRVESVYDARRIMPGEGGEQMKRRS